Sequence from the Primulina huaijiensis isolate GDHJ02 chromosome 16, ASM1229523v2, whole genome shotgun sequence genome:
GCTTGCCTTGGCGAAAGTAACAAATTCTGGATCTCGTGTGGTTCCATTACTATAGAACGAGAGCTAGGAatcttcccaaaaaaaaaatttcctcgaGTCTAAGTGTCATAAACATTTGATGCATCAAATACGGGAGAAAACTTTGACCACCTAGTGCACGAGAAAGTTATAACATTTTCCACATATCACAAGTTACCAACTAAAGAAGAGGTAACAAGTAGATATTATTGTAAGTATTACAACTCTTTCAATCAGAACATCAGTATTTGTTGGGCTTTTAAAAATGTCttacaataaataattaacaagaGGGTCTCAAAATTCTCTGAGAAAAAGGAGACAATGACAGTGGatgaagatcattttctttcaGTAGTCAATGTGAAtgtgaataaaatttataatttgcgtgttttaattaaagaaaTGAGGAGGAATACAGTTGAAGACAAATCCATCAGGCCACGAGGTGTTATAAAAACATATTGGGTACCAActaaaatgatatttgaattttaaagacAAAAGAACACAGAGTTCCCAAGAAAATATCATCATTATAGTAGTGGAAAGACACTTGATAGATGGAGGAATACAAGGTGTTATGGGGGATCCATGGCTAAAAAATAGGTGAACTAGTAGTACCTTGAAAGAAGTGTGTCTATTAAGACAATGAATAATGGAAGAAGAGCTGACCAACAGACATTCAAAAGGTTGTCTTGGAAAACACCATCTCCTATTAACCATCAAAGAGATGAGAGGAAGCCTCGTTTTATTGTTCCTCCCATGATGGTCCCTGGCGAACTGTGACGGTACATGGAACATCAAAAGTTTCCAAAGCCCTTCTCCCGGACACAAAAGCAAACGTTTTTAAGGGAGAGGGGCTTTTGAATCGACAAAGTTCGAAGGTTAACCAAGCAAACATTGAACATATAAGCCTCGTTCAcacaaaatctaaaaaattcaGGAACTCTCTCGAAAACTCTCTCAAAAGATTCATCACAATCAACTCAAAATCAATAAAGCTCTATgcaatttcatgaattttagcCTAATTATGTCGTATGTTTCCAGtagattttcttttgtttgcttCATGTTTTAgcatatttcattaatttttccaattttagttATGTAAAAAAGTTGTTCCAATTTATAATAGCATAATTAAATTTGCTAGTACATTAGAcgattttcataaatttttccaGCAAATTTCATTAGATGACTTGTTTAAATTCTCAGCTTTGGGGCTAACAGAAGAAGGTAGAACTAAAAACTGAATCAGAATTCACGTCGTTTGAACATATAAATCAGATTGTTCACAACTTTGACACGGTTTCGTGTCTGACACCGCCCGCACAATTTTTCTCAGCAAACACTAggtaatttatttgtttatgcgttcaaataaaattttcaaatttcaagacTAGTTTAATCTATTATGTATGATAGTTTACACAAAACTAgcttttttaaatattattatatgacatgaatttaatattatataatggTGACAAAAGAATTTATTAAGTTGGTCGCGCGTCATGGACCAAGCTAGAACGGCTGTCGATTTTGGTACTTCAACTCATTGAAGGGTATTTGGTAGTTTCGTTACACAATCTCAAATCCAATTtatattatagtttttttttttttttatcaattatcaatcataaattatttaatcaatacTGGTTTGGCATATATTGATCACGACAAATTGAAATGCTCGACTGTAAAAAtggcttcttcttctttcttttatttggtCCCCAATTATAAATTGTCATATTAGAACATCGCAGGCCGGCCAATGATCATTGAATAGCATCTAGAAACATGAGCTACTACACCTACTATTTTGNacaaatacaacccgtgagaccgtctcacacaagtttttgccatatatatatgaataaaatattaattagatTTAAACTGTTCATATATCTATGCATATACATACCATTTGGTAAATGGTATGGATTAAGGAATATCATTACATTATCGATCTGAGTTTTGACTCGAGTTCGAAAAATAGTTATGTTCGTCAAAACAAATCAAACGGAATTGACCATTAAACAAGATCAAAAATAACTTGATCGAACGTGATCTGAAAACAAcatatattgattatgttttattttattattatttttattattacaacGCATGCTGGGGAGGGGATCGAACCCGAAGAAAGAGTCAGCTTAAGCTGGTGGGTGAGATCATTGAGCTAAAGCCGGTTCTCGATTATGTTTTATTAAAGACAATTGATTCAACAAACATGGCATCTTCTAGCATGCAGATTCTTTCGTTGACTAACAAGAAACAAACAATTCCATTTCATGAAGATATAACATGAAAACTTTTtcctatatttaattaaatacatgttttttcaacatttttcttACACGAAATTTATgactaaattattaaaattaaaaacaaacgATCGATAAGTAATTAGTTAGGTAAttaataatagttattttgatatatattgcatataatatataaaaaattaagaatgataattaaataattaatttattttcccaTCGAAGTTTGTGAAATCAGAAAGTATTAAATACGACAGGTTCAATCAAAAGTGGACAAGAGAATCTTCTCACCGCAACGCCTATATGATAAATTTGGGAGATTTACGAGTGAGAAGTAAAGAAAGACTCGTAAACATGCAGTGGGAGTTGACCATCGTCTATTCTTGCCTTCTCGTTGCCGTATCTATTCTCTTCCTCCGCCGCCAGCAGCGGAGATCCGCTACCGGGAGTCTGCCGCCAGGTCCACCGGGATGGCCAGTGTTCGGAAACATGTTCGACCTCGGTTCCATGCCGCACAAAACTCTAGCTGGGCTACGGAAAGATTATGGCCCAGTTGTCTGGCTAAGGATCGGCTCTATCAACACAATGGTGCTGCTCACCGCCGAAGCCGCGACGGAATTGTTCAAGAATCACGATGCGAACTTCGCAGAGCGAACGATCACGGAGGTGATGAAGGTTCATGACTTCAACAAGGCGGCTGTCTCCCTCGCCCCATACGGCCAATACTGGCGGGTGATGAAGCGTGTGATGACTGTTGAAATGTTGGTTCAGAAAAAGATCAACGAGACCACCGCTATCCGGAGGCGGTGCATTGCAGAAATGGTGGAATGGATTGGAAAAGAAGCCACCGTCGACAGCACAGTCTCCCCTGCTGGGATACACGTGGCGCGGTATGTGTTCTTGGCTTCTTTCAACATGCTGGGGAATTTAATGCTGTCCCGTGATCTGGTGAGCCCTGAATCGGCGGAAGGGTCCGAGTTTTTTTCGGCCATGATTGAGTTGATGGAGTGGTCGGGGCATCCGAACATCGTTGATCTGTTTCCATGGCTGAAACGTCTGGATCCGCAGGGTCTGAGGCGAAAAGCTGAGGAAGGGATGGGGAGGACAATGAAGATTGTGGGGCAATTCGTGGCGGAGAGGTTGAAGGAGCAAAACGTTGCAAAAGGGAATAAGGATTTTCTGGAAGTGTTGCTGGCAAGTGAAGGGAATGGGGGTGATAAGATTTCAGACCACGACTTAAATATAATGATCATGGTAAACGCAATCATCTTTCATGGCTATTCAGTTATTTTAATAAGTCGATTGATTTGCCACTTTTAAATCGAATGGAGGTTTACTTTATATACACGTTCCATCTTTATTGATCAAGATTTCAAGTTCAAACCTAATGAACAAGAGATACAAGGTTTCCTTAACAACGTACCCGaccttttttaaattaaaacctgcttatttatttctttccgaACCATACAGAACAATATCTTTCAAATGTTTACAAAGACATCATCAAAATGGAGTCTAAAATTGCAAATTTATTAAGTCTTATTGCCGAttcaaattcattttatttcGAAAGAAACTGAAAATGTCCATAGATTCAATGCGCCTTGTCATTTACTAATTTGGTTTGATTTTCCCAGGAGGTGTTTCTGGCCGGTTCAGAAACAACAAGCAGCAGCACCGAGTGGGCCATGGTCGAGCTGCTCAGCCACCCGGAGGTAATGACGAAGGCCAAAAACGAACTCGCCCAGGTAGTCGGAAAGAGCAACAAATTTGACGAGAATCACATCGAAAATCTACCATACTTGCAAGCTGTGATAAAGGAAACTCTCAGACTACATCCTCCGATTCCATTCCTGGTTCCTCGAAAAGCAATTCAAAATGCCAACTTCATGGGATACAAAATTCCCAAAAACACGCAAGTTTTCGTGAACACTTGGGCgatcggaagggacccggcttgCTGGGATGACCCTTTATCTTTCAAACCGGAAAGATTTTTAGGCTCGAAGATTGATTACAAAGGGCAGCATTACGAGCTGATTCCTTTCGGCGCTGGCAGGAGGATGTGTGCCGGGATTCCTCTGGCTCACCGAATGCTTCACCTTGTGTTGGGTTCTTTGCTCCATGAGTTTGACTGGGAAGTTAATGAGATTGGTCGGAAAGGATTGGTGGACTCGAGAGAGAGGATGGGGGTGACTGTCCGGAAATTGGTGCCGCTGGAAGCCATGCCTACGAAATGCTCGATATGATGCCCGAGCTAAAGTAATCAATAACGTATCTCTCTGATATGAATTTGTCTTCTTTGGTGTCCTATGCCAAAATGTACTTTCATTTGATTGAATTGAGCGGTATTTATACTTTCTACGTTATTTATACTTAAATCATTCTACATTCTACATTCTACAGGGATTGAGCATCTTCGTTGCATAGGAGTTCGGATCAATTAAGCTATTTCACAAACTTATGGATGCAACACGTTAGATGAACTAGGAACGACAAATTTGGATGTTCACAATATTGCTTGTTTTGCTTATTCGTCCTCTTTCCGTTTACTTGGAGTATGAGGATTTTCCTATTTGGTTGGAATTATTGTGATTGAACATTTCTCTacttaataaaaattacaatttttccgttgaaaaataaatataaataaaatatcaattactagattaatgttttaaaaaaatatatatgtgttttcATAAATATCCATATTGCGACGGTTATTTTAGTGACGGCTTTAAGTTAGGGACGACTTTAAGTTTCGTCGTTAATCAAATTACCGACGGTTTTAGCATTAGCGACGGTTCCGTcgcaaattaaaaattttttttgtagtgaatgCAGGCACAGGTCATGCATGGATGTCGTCTAATGAAAGGATTCTATAAGAAGTATATAATaaatctagtattttaaaaactaGAAGTTAGTACATGTACTTATTCTGTCATGCGTTTTATTTGTTAATATTTACTAGAGAGAACCaattatcttttttattattattattttatttttgtctcTTTTGTATTTCGGAATCATATGACCCAAACACCATTCATTTCGGTCTattataaaaatacaattttatttaataaaaagatTTGTATCtcattaaaattaaagaaaaaattattaattttccatgtATTATCTAAAGTATATAATTCACCGTGATtttcatttacaataaaaataatttcttttattggtcatttcattaatttggtgttttatttcaaaatcaGACAATACATAAAATACGATACGATGTGAGATGAAATTTGGGTAAAAATTTACAGTACACATAAATATAATgctttaataaaaacattaaaaaaactattttgatatttattttgGGTGGAATTTTAGAGTCtgaaattttaagatttttgattagtttaaaatatttataaaatattaaaatttgcaTGCTATTcgtgatttatttataaaataaattgaaaggcATAGGGTACGCCTTTAATTGAgcataaatttgtttaatttttaattcaaactCGTCGTAATgcaatatgtatttttaattaattagttgaGTATGTAATTAAACTGAATATTACTTGGTTACAGTCAACAAAATCGAATGTACCAATTAAAGGATAATCAACGTATCGtatgttataataaaaattttattatgaattttatttggaaaataaatatttatgattggAATATACCTTTGTTTgacttatataattttaatcaaaagactttttatataatattaaatttcgctgtaaataaaaaaaaaactaataaatcAAGATATCATTCTAAGACACAAATCGATTCCAATTTTCAAGATCAAACAAAATCATTTATTCTGGATACATCTAAAGACAAAGTACATCTGTCTCTATGGATAATGACACGTAATCTAAAGAATATCGAATATGACTGTTGAAAGAtactgatataaaaaaattcctaAAAAATAAGAGGTGATCGAGAACCCTTGGAAGGATCTAGTTCATAAATCACAATGGACGTATGTACTCTGGATCAGAGATGCATCCATACAAATGGTCACACTTTGTAATCATATTACATATATGTTCAGATCATCTATGATCAATGTGTTTGCCCAACGTCAACAACATGTTGTTGCACCTTAGCTCAACCTCGAGACCAGTTCGATTAAGTAGATGATAAACAACAGTCGTAGGAGTGGGAGTTGATCTCCAGACTTGTTTCTAGTACATTGGTTGTATATGTGTCAGGGTTTGTCGTCTTAAATGACTGAGATTGTTACAAGTCTTATATATTTGAGAGTGTGACATCAACTAAGATAAGTTTGTacaatatatttgtataaataaAAAACTTCTAGTGTAACCTTCCGAAAATGGAGGAAGGAGAAACACAGAGGGATTTGGTCATCaaacttttaaaaacaaactcacaTGTTCATTTTGTTTTCTTATAATCAGTTATGATATACACTTACTTC
This genomic interval carries:
- the LOC140960928 gene encoding cytochrome P450 76A2-like produces the protein MINLGDLRVRSKERLVNMQWELTIVYSCLLVAVSILFLRRQQRRSATGSLPPGPPGWPVFGNMFDLGSMPHKTLAGLRKDYGPVVWLRIGSINTMVLLTAEAATELFKNHDANFAERTITEVMKVHDFNKAAVSLAPYGQYWRVMKRVMTVEMLVQKKINETTAIRRRCIAEMVEWIGKEATVDSTVSPAGIHVARYVFLASFNMLGNLMLSRDLVSPESAEGSEFFSAMIELMEWSGHPNIVDLFPWLKRLDPQGLRRKAEEGMGRTMKIVGQFVAERLKEQNVAKGNKDFLEVLLASEGNGGDKISDHDLNIMIMEVFLAGSETTSSSTEWAMVELLSHPEVMTKAKNELAQVVGKSNKFDENHIENLPYLQAVIKETLRLHPPIPFLVPRKAIQNANFMGYKIPKNTQVFVNTWAIGRDPACWDDPLSFKPERFLGSKIDYKGQHYELIPFGAGRRMCAGIPLAHRMLHLVLGSLLHEFDWEVNEIGRKGLVDSRERMGVTVRKLVPLEAMPTKCSI